In the Styela clava chromosome 8, kaStyClav1.hap1.2, whole genome shotgun sequence genome, one interval contains:
- the LOC120345874 gene encoding uncharacterized protein LOC120345874 isoform X1, whose translation MEVDNVESLNNKVLVEEIPACISREKLMIYFQRQGDVQSVVFPLSKKQCSTAVIKFHKPADVKKVLKTSHNISRKLNSKEAKPIKVSEFKPEIFVNVTTQVDKEILANLRPEFDHGEVIEETGLGLEEETGLYKFIGELYQIRKLYEILNDLTTASDDRSTHKMEFSDGEKTSGAENERENVGRQNKVQLDKDIFKYMKNNNTGDIWEIMNYYGVHTTEIDGAIMLEFRPDRADEGIRKVQDLYIKTQDSLAQTEYELPSSVSIQKAKKCIDIVETEQQDVIVCLSADENTVSFIGGYMLPCVQAMKTFKSLIGDESQPSFDDASRSVVRSQPIREFEKLFEFTYPGTGGLTIRVVQGDIAKQSTDAIVNAANKYLDDGAGVTGAIFRAGGYAFNIGCQSLMESRNSKKLKIGEVVHTDACGRLRCKHVLHVVGPKWHQLPRNDRIRTCKNYMEGLCWKLITYANNKTTSNSIAIPAISTGIYGVPMGYFCEAMLESVNDFHKSLEKGEYGAILREVRLVGYSQSEANEIADYFKRNLRTLQESEV comes from the exons ATGGAGGTTGATAATGTTGAAAGCTTAAACAACAAAGTTCTGGTCGAGGAAATACCAGCTTGTATAAGCAGAGAAAAGCTTATGATTTACTTCCAAAGGCAGGGAGATGTGCAGTCAGTTGTATTCCCGTTGTCGAAGAAGCAGTGCAGTACAGCCGTTATTAAGTTCCATAAACCTGCAG ATGTGAAGAAAGTATTAAAAACGTCACACAATATTTCACGGAAATTGAATAGTAAAGAAGCCAAGCCGATCAAAGTTTCCGAATTCAAACCAGAG ATTTTCGTCAATGTCACGACGCAGGTAGACAAAGAGATATTAGCAAATTTGCGCCCAGAATTTGATCATGGCGAGGTTATCGAGGAAACTGGACTTGGTTTGGAAGAGGAGACCGGTCTTTACAAATTTATTG GTGAATTATACCAAATAAGAAAACTgtatgaaattttgaatgactTGACCACCGCTTCTGACGACCGCAGCACACACAAGATGGAATTTTCCGATGGTG aaaaaacATCAGGAGCAGAAAATGAACGAGAAAACGTGGGACGCCAAAACAAAGTTCAGTTGGATAAAGACATTTTCAAGTATATGAAAAACAATAACACTGGAGATATATGGGAAATTAT GAATTATTATGGTGTTCATACTACAGAAATAGACGGCGCTATAATGCTTGAATTTCGGCCAGATCGCGCAGATGAAGGAATACGTAAAGTACaagatttatatataaaaacacAGGATTCATTAGCCCAAACGGAATATGAATTACCTTCGAGTGTTTCAATTCAAAAAGCAAAGAAATGCATCGATATTGTGGAAACGGAGCAACAAGATGTGATTGTCTGTTTATCAGCTGACGAAAATACGGTTTCATTTATTGGAGGTTATATGTTGCCTTGTGTTCAAGCTATGAAAACTTTTAAATCTTTAATCGGAGACGAATCACAGCCGTCGTTTGATGATGCAAGCCGTTCAGTTGTTCGATCTCAGCCTATTCGCGAGTTCGAAAAACTTTTCGAGTTCACTTACCCTGGTACTGGTGGGCTTACAATAAGGGTTGTGCAAGGCGATATTGCCAAACAAAGCACAGATGCAATCGTTAATGCTGCCAACAAATATTTGGATGACGGAGCTGGTGTTACAGGAGCAATTTTTAGGGCTGGAGGTTATGCGTTTAACATCGGCTGTCAGAGTTTAATGGAAAGTAGGAATagtaaaaaactcaaaattggaGAAGTTGTCCATACAGATGCATGCGGAAGATTGAGATGCAAACA TGTGCTTCACGTCGTCGGACCAAAATGGCATCAGTTACCACGAAACGATAGGATCAGAACATGCAAAAATTATATGGAAGGTTTATGTTGGAAATTAATCACTTATGCGAATAATAAGACAACATCAAATTCCATCGCAATTCCAGCAATTAGTACAG GTATATACGGTGTTCCGATGGGCTATTTTTGTGAAGCGATGTTGGAGAGCGTCAATGATTTTCACAAATCATTGGAAAAAGGGGAATATGGAGCAATATTGCGTGAAGTACGATTGGTCGGATACAGCCAATCTGAAGCCAATGAAATTGCTGATTATTTCAAGAGAAATCTTCGCACACTACAAGAATCTGAAGTTTGA
- the LOC120345874 gene encoding uncharacterized protein LOC120345874 isoform X2, with the protein MEVDNVESLNNKVLVEEIPACISREKLMIYFQRQGDVQSVVFPLSKKQCSTAVIKFHKPADVKKVLKTSHNISRKLNSKEAKPIKVSEFKPEIFVNVTTQVDKEILANLRPEFDHGEVIEETGLGLEEETGLYKFIGELYQIRKLYEILNDLTTASDDRSTHKMEFSDEKTSGAENERENVGRQNKVQLDKDIFKYMKNNNTGDIWEIMNYYGVHTTEIDGAIMLEFRPDRADEGIRKVQDLYIKTQDSLAQTEYELPSSVSIQKAKKCIDIVETEQQDVIVCLSADENTVSFIGGYMLPCVQAMKTFKSLIGDESQPSFDDASRSVVRSQPIREFEKLFEFTYPGTGGLTIRVVQGDIAKQSTDAIVNAANKYLDDGAGVTGAIFRAGGYAFNIGCQSLMESRNSKKLKIGEVVHTDACGRLRCKHVLHVVGPKWHQLPRNDRIRTCKNYMEGLCWKLITYANNKTTSNSIAIPAISTGIYGVPMGYFCEAMLESVNDFHKSLEKGEYGAILREVRLVGYSQSEANEIADYFKRNLRTLQESEV; encoded by the exons ATGGAGGTTGATAATGTTGAAAGCTTAAACAACAAAGTTCTGGTCGAGGAAATACCAGCTTGTATAAGCAGAGAAAAGCTTATGATTTACTTCCAAAGGCAGGGAGATGTGCAGTCAGTTGTATTCCCGTTGTCGAAGAAGCAGTGCAGTACAGCCGTTATTAAGTTCCATAAACCTGCAG ATGTGAAGAAAGTATTAAAAACGTCACACAATATTTCACGGAAATTGAATAGTAAAGAAGCCAAGCCGATCAAAGTTTCCGAATTCAAACCAGAG ATTTTCGTCAATGTCACGACGCAGGTAGACAAAGAGATATTAGCAAATTTGCGCCCAGAATTTGATCATGGCGAGGTTATCGAGGAAACTGGACTTGGTTTGGAAGAGGAGACCGGTCTTTACAAATTTATTG GTGAATTATACCAAATAAGAAAACTgtatgaaattttgaatgactTGACCACCGCTTCTGACGACCGCAGCACACACAAGATGGAATTTTCCGATG aaaaaacATCAGGAGCAGAAAATGAACGAGAAAACGTGGGACGCCAAAACAAAGTTCAGTTGGATAAAGACATTTTCAAGTATATGAAAAACAATAACACTGGAGATATATGGGAAATTAT GAATTATTATGGTGTTCATACTACAGAAATAGACGGCGCTATAATGCTTGAATTTCGGCCAGATCGCGCAGATGAAGGAATACGTAAAGTACaagatttatatataaaaacacAGGATTCATTAGCCCAAACGGAATATGAATTACCTTCGAGTGTTTCAATTCAAAAAGCAAAGAAATGCATCGATATTGTGGAAACGGAGCAACAAGATGTGATTGTCTGTTTATCAGCTGACGAAAATACGGTTTCATTTATTGGAGGTTATATGTTGCCTTGTGTTCAAGCTATGAAAACTTTTAAATCTTTAATCGGAGACGAATCACAGCCGTCGTTTGATGATGCAAGCCGTTCAGTTGTTCGATCTCAGCCTATTCGCGAGTTCGAAAAACTTTTCGAGTTCACTTACCCTGGTACTGGTGGGCTTACAATAAGGGTTGTGCAAGGCGATATTGCCAAACAAAGCACAGATGCAATCGTTAATGCTGCCAACAAATATTTGGATGACGGAGCTGGTGTTACAGGAGCAATTTTTAGGGCTGGAGGTTATGCGTTTAACATCGGCTGTCAGAGTTTAATGGAAAGTAGGAATagtaaaaaactcaaaattggaGAAGTTGTCCATACAGATGCATGCGGAAGATTGAGATGCAAACA TGTGCTTCACGTCGTCGGACCAAAATGGCATCAGTTACCACGAAACGATAGGATCAGAACATGCAAAAATTATATGGAAGGTTTATGTTGGAAATTAATCACTTATGCGAATAATAAGACAACATCAAATTCCATCGCAATTCCAGCAATTAGTACAG GTATATACGGTGTTCCGATGGGCTATTTTTGTGAAGCGATGTTGGAGAGCGTCAATGATTTTCACAAATCATTGGAAAAAGGGGAATATGGAGCAATATTGCGTGAAGTACGATTGGTCGGATACAGCCAATCTGAAGCCAATGAAATTGCTGATTATTTCAAGAGAAATCTTCGCACACTACAAGAATCTGAAGTTTGA
- the LOC120346646 gene encoding uncharacterized protein LOC120346646 isoform X2 — MGRKTRVKDFISHRKGWRITREESFLAKTILKLKNLCLKKQKEAEKEKQRASTSWADDGATSCCSSAPKLGKIKGIYHSMVECCFPPGGRSFGRKTWKTRVEVVDIRPEKQYRTVGTQYEIQSQLVVPDPSSRKNKSVRFSNDLRTRYYIPSPPPHRCESEDSLAKFIDPEYLDDEYDDWGVQNEANCPWLRKIKAFWVPLDIEEDTNYICQAIPAPLRIYAVRRRYQMQQRKKALEEEKNKNIVREYECQLLMNRMIYQLESEEYGFGGVLSRDIVPKIDAKRRELMALATEPKPEKPKDD, encoded by the exons ATGGGTCGCAAAACTCGAGTTAAAGACTTTATATCGCATAGAAAAGGATGGAGAATAACGAGGGAGGAAAGTTTTCTTGCAAAAACTATTCTTAAATTGAAAAATCTTTGCCTGAAAAAGCAGAAAGAAGCTGAAAAAGAG aaacAACGAGCATCAACATCTTGGGCAGATGATGGAGCAACATCATGTTGTTCATCTGCACCAAAACTTGGAAAAATTAAAGGAATTTATCATAGCATG GTTGAATGCTGTTTTCCTCCCGGTGGACGATCGTTCGGAAGAAAAACCTGG AAAACTCGTGTTGAAGTTGTGGATATCAGACCTGAAAAACAATATAGAACCGTAGGAACACAGTATGAAATTCAATCTCAGCTGGTTGTTCCTGATCCTTCATCCAGGAAGAATAAGAGCGTCAGATTTTCG aatgaccTCAGGACGAGATATTACATTCCATCTCCG CCCCCGCATCGTTGTGAAAGTGAGGACAGCTTGGCAAAATTCATTGATCCG GAATATCTGGATGATGAATACGATGATTGGGGTGTACAAAATGAG GCGAATTGTCCATGGCTTCGTAAGATTAAGGCGTTCTGGGTACCGCTGGATATAGAAGAAGACACCAATTACATCTGTCAAGCCATACCAGCACCTTTGAGGATTTATGCTGTAAGACGTCGCTATCAGATGCAGCAGAGGAAAAAAGCGCTG gaGGAAGAAAAGAATAAGAATATCGTG AGAGAGTATGAATGCCAACTCTTGATGAACAGAATGATTTATCAACTTGAAAGTGAGGAATACGGTTTCGGGGGAGTTCTCAGTCGGGATATTGTTCCAAAAATTGATGCG AAACGACGAGAGCTCATGGCTCTCGCCACCGAACCGAAGCCGGAGAAACCAAAAGACGACTAA
- the LOC120346646 gene encoding uncharacterized protein LOC120346646 isoform X1, with the protein MGRKSKVIEVTQHRKGWRITREESFLARTLLKVKNLCLKKQKEAEKLKQRASTSWADDGATSCCSSAPKLGKIKGIYHSMVECCFPPGGRSFGRKTWKTRVEVVDIRPEKQYRTVGTQYEIQSQLVVPDPSSRKNKSVRFSNDLRTRYYIPSPPPHRCESEDSLAKFIDPEYLDDEYDDWGVQNEANCPWLRKIKAFWVPLDIEEDTNYICQAIPAPLRIYAVRRRYQMQQRKKALEEEKNKNIVREYECQLLMNRMIYQLESEEYGFGGVLSRDIVPKIDAKRRELMALATEPKPEKPKDD; encoded by the exons ATGGGCCGCAAAAGTAAAGTTATCGAAGTGACACAACATAGAAAGGGGTGGAGAATTACGAGAGAGGAAAGTTTTCTTGCAAGAACTCTTCTCAAGGTGAAAAATCTTTGTCTGAAGAAACAAAAAGAGGCAGAAAAACTG aaacAACGAGCATCAACATCTTGGGCAGATGATGGAGCAACATCATGTTGTTCATCTGCACCAAAACTTGGAAAAATTAAAGGAATTTATCATAGCATG GTTGAATGCTGTTTTCCTCCCGGTGGACGATCGTTCGGAAGAAAAACCTGG AAAACTCGTGTTGAAGTTGTGGATATCAGACCTGAAAAACAATATAGAACCGTAGGAACACAGTATGAAATTCAATCTCAGCTGGTTGTTCCTGATCCTTCATCCAGGAAGAATAAGAGCGTCAGATTTTCG aatgaccTCAGGACGAGATATTACATTCCATCTCCG CCCCCGCATCGTTGTGAAAGTGAGGACAGCTTGGCAAAATTCATTGATCCG GAATATCTGGATGATGAATACGATGATTGGGGTGTACAAAATGAG GCGAATTGTCCATGGCTTCGTAAGATTAAGGCGTTCTGGGTACCGCTGGATATAGAAGAAGACACCAATTACATCTGTCAAGCCATACCAGCACCTTTGAGGATTTATGCTGTAAGACGTCGCTATCAGATGCAGCAGAGGAAAAAAGCGCTG gaGGAAGAAAAGAATAAGAATATCGTG AGAGAGTATGAATGCCAACTCTTGATGAACAGAATGATTTATCAACTTGAAAGTGAGGAATACGGTTTCGGGGGAGTTCTCAGTCGGGATATTGTTCCAAAAATTGATGCG AAACGACGAGAGCTCATGGCTCTCGCCACCGAACCGAAGCCGGAGAAACCAAAAGACGACTAA